One part of the Glycine max cultivar Williams 82 chromosome 14, Glycine_max_v4.0, whole genome shotgun sequence genome encodes these proteins:
- the LOC100801034 gene encoding uncharacterized protein: protein MAMVRCFSLLPVRKDKHKGNERSSKEDFNTLLAKLQSTKKITSESTTFDAIGIQKNSRFNATRIMTLESPVKDEAHETYKDEDSPLIKRELSDFDLQDHEAVASNAYDTTDKKVEYPILYENQVNNELEDKNDRYSQKSVDTTESGHITDPGIGKADSWASPKFKRHFSNLEKFDEHGKITRHLPASKSKSFENFQELSAMVNLESPRSVMSHYSADRVLLKRHSSSQVLPSRSKKLWWKMILWSHRNTRRTLPSNSTLVPTSAALNSGYSSDTLELKQGKALRPVKSSDSITMESFNKRRIGKNIDNQRGSRFQSDQWIAFSTESSSFSRVDAWVKGLEIQQMLPEDDFDDDNARRSIVFPPSPNAGGSMMRTTSQLTYPDANLSKEALTAISVVQSLNPASTIAHISGIGVKAIPAISHLSNLRSVNLSNNFIVHISPGVLPKGIQTLNLSKNKISALEGLRELTKLRVLDLSYNRISRIGQGLSSCTLIKELYLVGNKLSDVEGLHRLLKLTVLELSFNKITTTKALGQLVANYNSLKALNLLGNPIQSNINDDQLSKAVCGLLPKVVYLNKQPLKANRTREILSDSVARAALGNSTRSCERRSVRRVGHGGSNLSRGNSRNASVSQKSMNRTRR from the exons ATGGCCATGGTTAGGTGCTTCTCTCTTTTGCCTGTGAGGAAGGACAAACACAAG GGGAATGAAAGGTCTTCAAAAGAGGACTTTAACACTCTACTTGCCAAACTACaatctacaaaaaaaataacatcagaGTCAACCACTTTTGATGCCATTGGTATTCAGAAAAATTCAAGGTTCAATGCGACGAGGATTATGACCCTTGAGAGTCCTGTGAAGGATGAAGCACATGAAACTTATAAAGATGAAGATTCACCATTGATCAAGAGAGAACTCTCTGATTTTGATCTCCAAGATCATGAAGCTGTTGCAAGCAACGCATATGATACAACAGATAAAAAGGTAGAGTACCCCATTTTATATGAAAACCAAGTCAACAATGAATTGGAAGACAAAAATGATAGATACAGCCAAAAGAGTGTCGATACAACTGAAAGCGGACACATCACTGATCCTGGAATTGGCAAGGCTGATTCCTGGGCTTCTCCAAAGTTCAAGAGACACTTCTCCAACCTTGAAAAATTTGATGAGCATGGGAAGATAACTCGTCACTTGCCGGCTTCAAAGTCGAAGTCTTTTGAGAATTTTCAGGAGTTATCAGCAATGGTTAATCTTGAAAGCCCTAGGTCTGTGATGAGTCACTACAGTGCTGATAGAGTATTGTTGAAAAGGCACTCTTCAAGTCAGGTACTCCCTTCTAGAAGTAAAAAACTGTGGTGGAAGATGATCCTATGGAGCCACAGGAACACACGCAGAACTCTCCCTAGCAATTCAACACTAGTTCCTACTAGTGCTGCTTTAAATAGTGGATACTCTTCAGACACCCTTGAACTGAAACAAGGCAAGGCATTGAGGCCTGTGAAATCTTCTGATTCAATTACTATGGAATCCTTTAACAAAAGAAGAATTggtaaaaatattgataatcaaAGGGGGAGCAGGTTTCAAAGCGACCAATGGATTGCTTTCTCAACAGAATCATCTTCTTTTTCCAGAGTGGATGCATGGGTGAAGGGTCTCGAAATTCAGCAAATGCTTCCTGaggatgattttgatgatgacaatgccAGAAGAAGCATTGTCTTCCCACCTTCTCCTAATGCTGGTGGGTCAATGATGAGAACCACATCTCAGTTGACTTATCCAGATGCCAATCTTTCAAAAGAGGCTTTAACTGCGATTAGTGTAGTCCAGTCTCTAAATCCAGCTTCAACTATTGCTCACATATCTGGTATTGGTGTAAAAGCCATCCCTGCTATTTCACACTTATCCAATCTCCGCTCTGTCAACTTGTCAAATAATTTCATAG TTCACATCTCACCAGGAGTTCTACCAAAGGGTATTCAAACACTTAACTTATCAAAAAACAAGATCAGTGCCCTTGAGGGCCTCAGAGAATTGACCAAGTTGCGGGTACTTGACCTAAGCTACAACCGTATCTCGAGAATTGGACAAG GTTTGTCAAGTTGCACACTTATCAAAGAGCTATATCTTGTGGGGAACAAATTAAGTGATGTTGAAGGGCTACACAGGCTATTGAAGCTAACAGTTCTAGAGTTGAGCTTCAACAAGATCACAACAACAAAAGCATTAGGCCAGCTAGTGGCTAACTACAACTCACTTAAGGCCCTTAATCTCCTTGGAAATCCGATTCAAAGCAATATCAATGATGACCAGCTTAGCAAAGCAGTCTGTGGTCTCCTTCCAAAGGTGGTGTACCTGAacaagcaaccccttaaggccaATAGGACACGCGAAATATTAAGCGATAGTGTTGCCAGAGCTGCACTCGGGAACAGCACACGGAGCTGTGAAAGAAGATCAGTAAGAAGAGTTGGCCATGGAGGATCAAATCTTTCCAGAGGGAATAGTAGAAATGCCAGTGTTTCCCAGAAAAGCATGAACCGGACAAGGAGGTGA